The following proteins are co-located in the Mycolicibacterium goodii genome:
- a CDS encoding SLC13 family permease codes for MSTHVIGIAALVVIFIVGTLRPVNIGALSLIATFLVGTLVVHEGSSDLLAGFPASLFVLLVGVTYLFGLATVNGTLEWLVDKAIGFVGDRRALVPWIIFAFSAIPSTLGALGPASVAMLAPLAMRLSVRYHVDRRMTALMVMNGSGLGNFSPLNALAAIVRQVSNDNGLRVSASSLFIGNAAISLILGVAVYVTFGGLGLLRQRRRLDETAMAVVSAGPGAAPHPSVGVLPVRDTTVSVQGSASGGAEATTALPPADLRKDQWGTLVAIIGVAVGALVFDIEIGFLALAAAGILHLMFPTKFVGAEKHIVWSVVLLICGVVTFVALLQRNGTVEFVGQAVAGLGTPLLAAFLLCLAAAVTSAFGSSAGLLGVLIPLSIPLLAAGAIEVTGMIVALAIAATVVDATPFSAVGALILSNAPEDERQTVFRAMFGWGMAMVVVAPPVVWLVFIFTAS; via the coding sequence ATGTCCACACACGTAATCGGCATAGCCGCTCTAGTGGTGATCTTCATCGTCGGCACTCTACGTCCGGTCAACATCGGCGCGCTCTCGCTCATCGCGACATTTCTGGTCGGCACGCTCGTGGTACATGAGGGCAGCAGTGACCTCCTCGCCGGGTTTCCGGCGAGTCTGTTCGTGCTCTTGGTCGGTGTGACCTATCTGTTCGGACTCGCGACCGTGAATGGCACGCTGGAATGGCTGGTCGACAAGGCCATCGGCTTCGTCGGTGACCGCAGGGCCCTCGTCCCCTGGATCATCTTCGCGTTCTCGGCGATACCGTCGACTCTCGGGGCGTTGGGCCCGGCAAGTGTGGCCATGTTGGCGCCGCTGGCCATGCGCTTGAGCGTGCGGTATCACGTCGACCGCCGCATGACCGCCTTGATGGTGATGAATGGATCAGGTCTGGGCAACTTCTCGCCCCTCAACGCGCTCGCCGCTATCGTCCGGCAAGTCTCGAACGACAACGGACTTCGCGTGTCCGCGTCGTCGCTGTTCATCGGCAACGCCGCGATCAGCTTGATCCTGGGCGTGGCGGTGTACGTGACTTTCGGCGGCCTCGGACTCCTCCGGCAACGCCGCCGGCTCGACGAGACCGCCATGGCGGTGGTCAGTGCCGGACCCGGCGCCGCACCCCATCCGAGCGTCGGCGTCCTTCCCGTACGCGACACCACGGTGAGTGTGCAGGGCAGCGCATCGGGGGGCGCCGAAGCCACGACCGCGCTACCACCCGCCGACCTACGGAAAGACCAGTGGGGCACGCTGGTAGCGATCATCGGTGTGGCGGTGGGAGCGCTGGTGTTCGACATCGAGATCGGGTTCCTCGCGTTGGCCGCCGCCGGCATCCTGCACCTGATGTTCCCGACGAAGTTCGTAGGCGCCGAGAAGCACATCGTGTGGTCGGTCGTGCTGCTCATCTGCGGGGTCGTCACCTTCGTGGCGTTGCTGCAACGCAACGGGACCGTCGAGTTCGTGGGACAGGCAGTCGCCGGGCTGGGCACGCCCCTGCTCGCCGCTTTCCTGCTCTGCCTGGCCGCCGCGGTCACCTCCGCCTTCGGCTCCAGCGCAGGGCTGCTCGGGGTGCTCATCCCGCTGTCGATACCGCTGCTGGCCGCCGGCGCGATCGAAGTCACCGGCATGATCGTCGCCCTCGCGATCGCCGCCACCGTGGTGGACGCTACGCCGTTCTCCGCAGTGGGAGCATTGATCCTGTCCAACGCGCCCGAAGACGAGCGCCAAACGGTGTTCCGGGCGATGTTCGGTTGGGGCATGGCCATGGTGGTGGTCGCACCGCCAGTCGTCTGGCTCGTCTTCATCTTCACCGCCAGCTGA
- a CDS encoding ferredoxin — MAITVKVDTKACQGYGNCVIGADDVFDIDDSGTVVVLKDAIPVADRDRVEEAARSCPRNALRVS; from the coding sequence ATGGCTATCACCGTGAAAGTCGATACCAAGGCCTGCCAAGGCTACGGCAACTGCGTCATCGGTGCCGATGACGTCTTCGACATCGACGACAGTGGCACCGTCGTCGTGCTGAAGGATGCGATTCCCGTCGCCGACCGCGATCGGGTCGAGGAGGCCGCCCGTAGTTGTCCCCGCAACGCGCTCCGGGTCAGTTGA
- a CDS encoding ThuA domain-containing protein codes for MTNVLYLYGGWPGHSPYNIAEWTRELVGELGFHIEESQDIFTLDRDLTSYDLIILGWNNALTTEDLSDSQEDHLLTAVEAGTGVAAWHGAAAAFRSSLRYHLMLGGDFLAHPAGEGYPQPYDVKILDTDHEVTRGVNDFPVASEQYYMSVDPNNHVLAETTFSGEHFAWFDGLKSPVAWVRHWGEGRVFYHSIGHAPQDLAGEDVRRLTKQGLAWAARRLGDA; via the coding sequence ATGACGAACGTCCTCTACCTTTACGGCGGCTGGCCGGGGCACAGTCCGTACAACATCGCCGAGTGGACGCGCGAATTGGTCGGCGAGTTGGGATTTCACATCGAGGAGTCGCAGGACATCTTCACCCTCGACCGTGATCTGACCTCTTACGACCTGATCATCCTGGGGTGGAACAATGCTCTGACGACCGAGGACCTGTCCGACTCGCAGGAAGATCACCTGTTGACGGCGGTCGAGGCCGGCACGGGTGTGGCGGCGTGGCACGGTGCGGCTGCGGCGTTCCGGTCCAGTCTGCGATATCACCTGATGCTGGGCGGCGATTTTCTGGCGCACCCTGCCGGAGAGGGTTACCCGCAGCCGTACGACGTCAAGATCCTCGACACCGACCATGAGGTGACCCGGGGCGTCAACGACTTTCCGGTGGCATCCGAGCAGTACTACATGAGCGTGGACCCCAACAACCATGTGCTCGCCGAGACGACTTTCTCGGGGGAGCACTTCGCCTGGTTCGACGGACTGAAAAGCCCTGTCGCATGGGTGCGGCACTGGGGTGAGGGCAGAGTGTTCTATCACTCGATCGGCCATGCGCCACAGGACCTGGCGGGTGAGGACGTGCGGCGTCTGACCAAACAGGGCCTGGCGTGGGCGGCACGCCGCCTGGGCGACGCCTGA
- a CDS encoding mycofactocin-coupled SDR family oxidoreductase, with the protein MGKLDGKVAFITGVARGQGRSHAVTFAREGADIIGLDLCGKPSTTAYDGATQEDLQETARLVREAGGQIFVDIADTRDYAQVKSVFDRGLEQFGRVDIIIPNAGICSGAKTWEITPDAWAEMVDINLNGVFHTVKAAIPTLIEQGDGGSIVFIGSTEALKGAENISSYAASKHGVTGLMTSLARELGRYNIRVNSINPTCVDTHMINNDFVYGLFRPDMDKPTREDVIDTFSNTHLLPVPWIQPVDVSEAILYLVADTGRYVTASTMVIDAGFIVKS; encoded by the coding sequence ATGGGAAAACTCGATGGCAAGGTCGCATTCATCACCGGGGTCGCACGCGGGCAGGGCCGTTCACACGCGGTGACGTTCGCCCGCGAAGGGGCCGACATCATCGGCCTCGATCTCTGCGGTAAGCCTTCGACGACGGCGTACGACGGGGCCACCCAGGAAGACCTCCAGGAGACTGCCCGCCTCGTCCGGGAGGCCGGCGGTCAGATCTTCGTCGACATCGCCGACACCCGCGACTACGCCCAGGTGAAGTCCGTCTTCGACCGGGGTCTCGAGCAGTTCGGCCGCGTCGACATCATCATCCCGAACGCCGGAATCTGTTCGGGCGCCAAGACCTGGGAGATCACGCCCGATGCCTGGGCGGAAATGGTCGACATCAATCTCAACGGCGTCTTCCACACCGTCAAGGCAGCGATCCCGACCCTGATCGAGCAGGGCGACGGTGGCAGCATCGTGTTCATCGGATCCACCGAGGCCCTCAAGGGTGCCGAGAACATCTCGTCCTACGCCGCATCCAAGCACGGTGTCACGGGTCTGATGACCTCGCTGGCACGCGAACTCGGCCGCTACAACATCCGGGTCAACTCGATCAACCCGACATGCGTCGACACGCACATGATCAACAACGACTTCGTCTACGGCCTGTTCCGCCCGGATATGGACAAACCGACCCGCGAGGACGTCATCGACACCTTCAGCAACACCCACCTGCTGCCGGTGCCGTGGATTCAGCCCGTGGATGTCAGCGAGGCAATCCTCTATCTGGTCGCCGACACCGGCCGCTATGTCACCGCATCCACGATGGTGATCGACGCCGGTTTCATCGTGAAGTCCTGA
- a CDS encoding SDR family NAD(P)-dependent oxidoreductase produces MSLEGKVVVITGAARGIGAEYARAFAERGARLMVADVVDPTVTAQHARGLGAEAMSVITDVRCRDQADAMIAATVRRWGHVDVLVNNAARYAGLYRGPLQDIPADEWDEVMAVNVRGVWNMSAAALAPMSDRRSGAIINISSTTALKGTPGNLHYVASKGAVTAMTRAMAREVGTFGVRVNCVTPGLVDNEASRQGHEHDFAERAVARAQERSLARNMFPSDLVGAVLFLASDASAFITGQSLTVDGGAVMA; encoded by the coding sequence ATGAGTTTAGAAGGCAAGGTGGTTGTGATCACCGGTGCGGCCCGCGGTATCGGCGCCGAATACGCCCGGGCATTCGCCGAGCGTGGAGCCCGACTGATGGTGGCCGACGTCGTCGACCCCACCGTCACCGCACAACATGCTCGCGGCCTGGGCGCCGAGGCGATGTCGGTGATAACCGATGTGCGGTGTCGAGATCAGGCCGATGCGATGATCGCCGCCACGGTACGCCGGTGGGGACACGTCGACGTTCTCGTCAACAATGCAGCACGGTACGCCGGTCTGTATCGCGGTCCGTTGCAGGACATCCCGGCCGACGAATGGGACGAGGTGATGGCGGTCAACGTCCGGGGCGTGTGGAACATGAGCGCAGCAGCGCTGGCACCGATGAGCGACCGGCGTTCCGGAGCGATCATCAACATCTCGTCGACCACAGCACTCAAGGGGACCCCCGGCAATCTCCACTATGTCGCCTCCAAGGGTGCCGTCACCGCGATGACCAGGGCGATGGCCAGAGAAGTCGGCACGTTCGGGGTGCGGGTGAACTGCGTGACTCCTGGGCTGGTCGACAACGAAGCCAGCCGCCAAGGCCACGAACACGATTTCGCCGAAAGGGCTGTCGCCCGCGCACAAGAGCGCAGCCTTGCCCGCAACATGTTTCCCTCCGATCTGGTCGGGGCGGTGCTCTTCCTGGCCTCCGACGCAAGCGCGTTCATCACCGGCCAGAGTCTGACCGTCGACGGCGGGGCCGTCATGGCGTGA
- a CDS encoding LLM class flavin-dependent oxidoreductase encodes MTDQAPRLGCVFLPQNPPERLAATARIADDAGLAELWVWEDCFLAGGISAAAIALSNSERLTVGIGVAPVPMRNPALTAMEIATLVRAFPGRVRVGLGHGVQDWMAQIGARVASPMTLLREHLTCIGALLRGETVTFDGRYVQLREVALDWPPSADTELLVAAVGPKTLRLSGELATGTVLTQGTSPADLRAAVAHVREGNALRGTGPTSIVTYLLCATGPNAASQMAAEYQRWDLDEAADVSVQGTAEEIANGLTRWTAAGADTLVLQPPVDADIEAFVAFVGGELTPLVN; translated from the coding sequence ATGACCGATCAGGCACCGCGCCTCGGGTGCGTATTTCTTCCGCAGAACCCACCTGAGCGTTTGGCGGCGACCGCGCGAATCGCTGATGACGCCGGCTTGGCAGAGCTCTGGGTCTGGGAAGACTGCTTTCTGGCCGGCGGTATCTCGGCAGCCGCAATCGCGCTGTCGAACAGTGAACGCTTGACCGTCGGGATCGGCGTGGCTCCGGTACCCATGCGCAATCCCGCGTTGACAGCGATGGAGATCGCAACCCTGGTTCGGGCGTTCCCCGGGCGTGTTCGCGTGGGCCTGGGGCATGGAGTCCAGGATTGGATGGCGCAGATCGGCGCAAGAGTCGCCTCTCCGATGACGCTGCTTCGCGAGCACCTGACTTGCATCGGTGCGCTGCTGCGTGGCGAAACCGTCACGTTCGACGGTCGATACGTACAGCTGCGGGAGGTCGCGCTGGATTGGCCGCCGAGCGCGGACACCGAACTACTGGTGGCCGCGGTAGGTCCGAAAACGTTGCGGCTCAGTGGGGAACTGGCAACAGGCACGGTCCTCACCCAAGGAACGAGTCCTGCGGACCTCCGAGCGGCCGTGGCACACGTGCGCGAAGGAAACGCGCTGCGCGGTACCGGTCCGACGTCCATCGTGACCTATCTGCTGTGCGCGACGGGGCCGAACGCGGCGTCGCAGATGGCCGCCGAGTATCAGCGGTGGGACCTCGACGAAGCCGCTGATGTGAGTGTGCAAGGCACCGCAGAGGAAATCGCCAACGGGTTGACAAGGTGGACCGCCGCTGGGGCAGACACCCTCGTGTTGCAGCCACCCGTCGACGCAGATATCGAGGCGTTCGTCGCCTTCGTCGGCGGCGAACTCACACCTCTGGTCAACTGA
- a CDS encoding aspartate ammonia-lyase, whose product MTSPTTAQRIEYDSLGALSVPADAYYGIHTARAVANFPISGVTIAAYPEFVGALAAVKRAAAEANQDLGLLDGRRAGAIVAACDEIRAGLLHEHFVVDAIQGGAGTSTNMNANEVIANRALEILGFARGDYSELHPLEHVNMSQSTNDVYPTAIKIALQEQLAALVTTLRRVSAAFGAKAEEFKDILKMGRTQLQDAVPMTLGQEFGTYAVMVGEDADRLGEAAQLICEINLGGTAIGTGLNSHPRYADLVCEKLTAVTGLPLSTAHDLVEATQDVGAFVQVSGVLKRTALKLSKICSDLRLLSSGPRAGLNEINLPAVQSGSSIMPGKVNPVIPEVVNQVAFEIVGCDVAVSMAAESGQLQLNAFEPIIAHSLFQSLTHLDRACRTLIDKCITGITANREHLLDSVTRSIGVVTALSPYIGYAEAARIAKKALMTNEPVPDLVVAEQLLTSDQVGDLLRPEALVGPRELLVLQREIRTGMEGSANS is encoded by the coding sequence ATGACATCGCCGACGACGGCGCAGCGCATCGAGTACGACTCACTGGGCGCACTGTCGGTTCCCGCCGACGCCTACTACGGGATCCACACCGCGCGTGCGGTGGCGAATTTCCCGATCTCAGGCGTCACGATCGCGGCGTATCCGGAATTCGTCGGTGCGCTGGCCGCCGTGAAACGTGCTGCCGCCGAGGCAAATCAGGATCTCGGACTGCTCGACGGCCGTCGCGCGGGCGCGATCGTGGCAGCCTGTGACGAAATTCGGGCCGGCCTTCTGCACGAACACTTCGTGGTCGATGCGATCCAGGGCGGTGCCGGCACCTCGACGAACATGAACGCCAACGAGGTCATCGCGAACCGTGCTCTGGAAATACTCGGCTTCGCCCGCGGTGACTACTCCGAGCTGCACCCGCTCGAACACGTCAACATGAGTCAGAGCACCAACGACGTCTATCCGACAGCGATCAAGATCGCACTGCAGGAGCAGCTGGCGGCGCTCGTCACCACCTTGCGCCGCGTCTCGGCGGCGTTCGGGGCCAAGGCCGAGGAGTTCAAGGACATCTTGAAGATGGGACGCACCCAGTTGCAGGATGCCGTCCCCATGACGCTCGGTCAGGAGTTCGGGACCTACGCGGTGATGGTCGGTGAGGACGCCGATCGGCTGGGGGAGGCCGCGCAGCTGATCTGTGAGATCAATCTGGGCGGCACGGCCATCGGAACCGGGTTGAACTCGCATCCCCGCTACGCGGACCTGGTGTGCGAGAAGCTGACGGCCGTCACCGGTCTGCCCCTGTCGACCGCCCACGATCTCGTCGAGGCCACGCAGGACGTCGGCGCCTTCGTCCAGGTGTCGGGTGTTCTCAAGAGGACCGCGCTGAAGTTGTCGAAGATCTGCAGCGACCTCCGGCTGTTGTCGTCGGGTCCGCGGGCGGGTCTCAATGAGATCAATCTGCCTGCCGTGCAGTCGGGGTCGAGCATCATGCCAGGAAAGGTCAACCCCGTCATCCCCGAAGTGGTCAACCAGGTCGCCTTCGAAATCGTGGGCTGTGACGTGGCTGTCAGCATGGCCGCCGAATCCGGTCAGCTGCAGTTGAACGCGTTCGAACCGATCATCGCTCACAGCCTGTTCCAGTCCTTGACGCACCTCGATCGCGCCTGCCGCACACTCATCGACAAGTGCATCACCGGTATCACCGCCAATCGAGAGCATCTGCTGGATTCGGTGACCCGCTCGATCGGCGTCGTCACTGCGCTGAGCCCCTACATCGGGTATGCCGAAGCGGCCCGCATAGCCAAGAAGGCGTTGATGACCAATGAGCCCGTTCCAGATCTGGTTGTGGCGGAACAGTTACTCACCTCCGATCAGGTAGGTGATTTACTCAGGCCGGAAGCTCTCGTCGGTCCTCGGGAACTGCTGGTGCTGCAAAGGGAGATCCGCACCGGAATGGAAGGAAGCGCCAACTCATGA
- a CDS encoding LacI family DNA-binding transcriptional regulator produces the protein MVTMRDVAKAAGVSQAAVSYAYSGSPRVSAQVRDRIFTVAHDLGYTGPNIAGSSLRSGRIGTVGVLVPGSLALAVEDPSTMLLLRGIVEVGELADVALTLLPVDVSGLGDGAHPIKPAALRGLVDGVVLHCLPNDHPAVTAVVARRTPAVAIDSPRLPHLPYVTIDHRAGGIEQMNHVLSLGHRRIGVITDRIGAVSAPGLHDRFDASAATEAYLHDRLTGYVEACRRAHVAADDLMVVEAAGIDMPSGVEAAGQLLDMGPTAIVATSDVHAAAAIKAAARRGLEVPGDVSVIGFDDAPLAELIGLTTIHQPLVDKGRAAAAMLLDVIAGKPRRRSVKKTELRVRGTTGPPPS, from the coding sequence ATGGTCACGATGAGGGATGTCGCCAAGGCCGCAGGCGTGTCACAGGCGGCGGTCTCATACGCCTACAGCGGGTCCCCGCGTGTCTCGGCCCAGGTGCGCGACAGGATATTCACCGTCGCCCACGACCTCGGCTACACCGGCCCGAACATCGCGGGCAGCAGCCTTCGTTCCGGCCGAATCGGAACCGTCGGGGTACTCGTTCCGGGCTCACTCGCGCTGGCCGTGGAGGATCCGTCCACGATGCTGCTCCTTAGGGGCATCGTCGAGGTCGGCGAGCTTGCCGATGTGGCACTCACCCTGCTACCCGTCGACGTATCGGGCCTGGGCGACGGAGCGCATCCGATCAAACCGGCGGCGCTGAGGGGCCTGGTCGACGGGGTTGTGCTGCACTGCCTCCCGAATGACCATCCCGCCGTGACGGCCGTGGTGGCCCGGCGTACGCCCGCGGTGGCGATCGACTCCCCCCGTCTGCCGCACCTGCCGTACGTGACGATCGATCACCGGGCCGGAGGCATCGAGCAGATGAATCATGTTCTGTCGCTGGGACACCGACGCATCGGCGTGATCACCGATCGCATCGGCGCAGTGAGTGCGCCCGGGTTGCACGACCGCTTCGACGCGTCCGCTGCGACCGAGGCGTACCTGCATGACCGGCTGACCGGATATGTCGAGGCATGCCGGCGGGCCCATGTCGCCGCTGATGATCTCATGGTGGTCGAAGCGGCGGGTATCGACATGCCCAGCGGCGTCGAGGCGGCAGGCCAACTGCTCGACATGGGCCCCACGGCGATCGTCGCCACCTCCGACGTGCACGCCGCCGCGGCGATCAAGGCGGCTGCCCGCAGGGGTCTGGAGGTACCGGGCGATGTGTCCGTGATCGGTTTCGACGACGCCCCGCTGGCCGAGCTGATAGGTCTCACCACGATCCACCAACCGCTCGTCGACAAGGGACGTGCCGCGGCCGCGATGCTGCTGGACGTGATCGCCGGAAAACCGCGGCGCCGATCGGTGAAGAAGACAGAACTCAGAGTGCGCGGCACCACCGGGCCGCCGCCGAGTTGA
- a CDS encoding APC family permease — protein sequence MSITNGGGRSLAGDDAHLRVLGYEEKFDRKIGQWSNFALGFLYLSPLVGVLSMFTQALTTAGPPAIGWLLIAAFGQLLVAMVFGEIVSQFPIAGGLYQWARRLWNGPYAWIMSWIYIAGIVVGCTTTAMFSADFVLALFHSDSNISSTPLQKFIIATAVVLICIGLNSTGSKTLATIAKVGLAAEVAGIVVVGLYLLIFARKNDVSVLFDTFGTGSGGDYTSAFFTAAIIGLVLYYGFEACGEVAEETPNPSRAIPRSMMLTVILGGGAAIFAFVGYILAAPNLQAIVDGEVANPITAILTDTFGVAGTKIFLLIALTSFLACVMGQQAAGSRLIFSFARDDMFPGSNIFKKISNRKVPLNALGFVAGLCILLFLLLFLLPDALFRVAAFQMLAGYFAFQMVVFAALRARAKGWKPGGSWTLGKWGWPVGVGALVYGVFSMIVLARPNGDQELPFYDRWIALIGFVVVSVVGLLYMWIAKPYRKSTAPEGDAIDIANLLREHRAKRDMGAFAEQVPLAETTLAPEVMRRDTVSSAD from the coding sequence ATGTCCATCACCAACGGCGGGGGCAGGTCGCTTGCAGGCGACGACGCCCACCTCCGCGTCCTCGGCTACGAGGAGAAGTTCGACCGCAAGATCGGCCAGTGGTCGAACTTCGCACTAGGCTTCCTCTACCTGTCTCCCTTGGTGGGTGTGCTGTCGATGTTCACCCAGGCACTCACCACCGCCGGACCGCCCGCGATCGGCTGGCTTCTGATCGCGGCTTTCGGCCAGCTCCTGGTCGCGATGGTCTTCGGCGAGATCGTGTCGCAGTTCCCGATCGCAGGCGGCCTATACCAGTGGGCACGCCGGTTGTGGAACGGTCCGTACGCCTGGATCATGTCGTGGATCTACATCGCGGGCATCGTCGTCGGCTGCACCACCACGGCCATGTTCAGCGCGGACTTCGTGCTCGCCCTCTTCCACTCGGATTCCAACATCTCCTCCACGCCGCTGCAGAAGTTCATCATCGCCACGGCCGTGGTGCTGATCTGCATCGGTCTCAACTCGACCGGCTCCAAAACCTTGGCCACCATTGCCAAAGTCGGCCTGGCGGCCGAGGTCGCCGGCATCGTCGTGGTGGGTCTTTATCTGTTGATCTTCGCCCGCAAGAACGACGTCTCGGTGTTGTTCGACACGTTCGGGACGGGCAGCGGGGGCGACTACACGAGCGCCTTCTTCACGGCGGCGATCATCGGCCTGGTCCTCTACTACGGATTCGAGGCCTGCGGCGAGGTCGCTGAGGAGACACCGAATCCCAGCCGGGCCATCCCGCGGTCGATGATGCTCACGGTGATTCTCGGTGGGGGCGCGGCGATCTTCGCTTTCGTCGGTTACATCCTTGCGGCGCCGAATCTGCAGGCCATCGTGGACGGCGAGGTGGCCAATCCGATCACCGCCATCCTCACCGACACCTTCGGTGTGGCCGGCACGAAGATCTTCCTGCTCATCGCTTTGACGTCGTTCCTGGCCTGTGTCATGGGTCAGCAGGCAGCGGGCAGCCGACTGATCTTCTCCTTCGCTCGCGACGACATGTTCCCCGGCAGCAACATTTTCAAGAAGATCTCGAACCGCAAAGTGCCGCTGAACGCCCTGGGGTTCGTCGCCGGGTTGTGCATCCTGCTCTTCCTGCTGCTCTTCCTGCTTCCTGACGCATTGTTCCGCGTCGCCGCGTTCCAGATGCTCGCCGGATACTTCGCATTCCAGATGGTTGTCTTCGCGGCGCTGCGCGCCCGCGCCAAGGGCTGGAAGCCCGGCGGTAGCTGGACGCTCGGCAAGTGGGGTTGGCCCGTCGGCGTCGGCGCCCTTGTGTACGGCGTATTCTCGATGATCGTGCTCGCCCGGCCGAACGGTGATCAGGAGCTGCCCTTCTACGACCGGTGGATCGCGTTGATCGGGTTCGTCGTGGTCTCGGTTGTCGGGCTGCTCTACATGTGGATTGCGAAGCCCTACCGGAAGTCGACGGCTCCCGAAGGCGACGCGATCGACATCGCGAACCTGCTGCGTGAGCACCGCGCCAAGCGCGACATGGGTGCTTTCGCCGAGCAGGTGCCGCTCGCCGAGACGACGCTCGCGCCGGAGGTCATGCGACGCGACACCGTCTCGTCGGCGGACTGA